GCGGGTGACCACGAGGTCGACCAGCGTGCTGCCGGCGACGGTGCCTCCGCTGATCACGGCCCATTCCGCGCGCGGGCCGAGCAGCGCGCGGGCTGCTGCCTCGGCATCCGTCTGCGCGGCATCCGCGTCGTGCCCGCTCAGCAGCCCCAGCTCGAACCTGTTGGGCACGAATCCGGTGGCCAGCGGCAGCATCCGCTCGCGCAGCGCCGGGGCGACGGCCGGGTCGGTGTACAGGCCCACGTCGGCGTCGCCGAGGGTCGGGTCGACCAGCACGCGCAGGTCCGGTCGGCGCGCGACCAGCCGCTCGAGTGTGTCCGCGACGGCCTCCACCTGGTCGGGCGAGGCGAAGTAGCCGGTGCACACGCTGTCGATCTCGTCGAGCAAGCCCAGCGACTCCAGGTCGCGGATGCTGCCGGCCAGCCAGTCCGCCGACATCGGAGCGGCATGCACGCTCGGATAGTGCGGCAGATTGCTCAGCACGATCGTGGGCAGCGGCACCACGCGCGCCTCGTCGAGCATCGGCAGCACGCCGTTCATGCCCACTGAGCCGAACGCGACCTGCGAGCCGATCAGCAGCACCTCAGCCGGATGCCGGTTCAGCTCCCAGCGGGTGCGCCCCTCCTCCCACGCCGGGACGCTCGCAGCGTCCGGGGTGCTCACCTCGCCCGGGGTGCTCGCGTCGCCCGGCGCGTTCACTTCGCGAAGCCCGGCCAGTACTCGGCATCCGAGGTGTTGCGGGCCCCGAAGATCGCCTGGCCGACGCGCACCACCGTCGCGCCCTCTTCGATGGCGGCCTGGTAGTCGCCGGACATCCCCATCGACAGCCCGCCGGGGCCGACGAGGTCGCGCTCACGCGCCTGATCGCGCAGATCTCGCAGGATGCGGAAGCACTCGCGCACGCGCTCGGTGTCGCTGGTGAACAGCGCCAGGGTCATCAGGCCCTGCACGCGCAGGCTGTCGCGGTGCTGCAACTCCTCGAGGAAGGCCAGCGTCTCGCCGGGCTCCAGGCCGAACTTCGACTCCTCGGCCGAGGTGTTCACCTGCACGAAGACGTCGAGCGACCGACCGGCCGCCTGCAGGCGGCGGTCGAGGGCATCGGCGAGACGGATGCTGTCCAGCGCCTGGAACTCGTCGGCGAAGGCGACGACGTCCTTGGCTTTGTTGGTCTGCAGGTGTCCGATCACCGACCAGCGCACGTCCTGGTCGGCGAGATTCTCGGACTTGCGCTTCGCCTCCTGCACCTTGTTCTCGCCCAGATCGACCGCTCCGGCCTGGATCGCCAGCAGCAGCCGCTCCTCGGGGACGGTCTTGCTGACCGACAGCAGACGGATGCCGGCGGCATCACGTCCCGCACGTTCAGCGGCGGCGGCAATGTTCGCACGCACGTCGGCCAGGTTGTGGGCGAAATCCTCCACGGAGTTCGCCTGCGGGTACAGGGCGCGGGCAGGCTGGTCGGTCACGCTTCGAGCGTACCGGCAGCGGCCACGTGGCGCGGCGGCCACGTGGTGCGGCGAGCCAGTAGGATGCCGACCGTGGCGACCCGTTCCAAGAAGCACCGCAGCAGCGGCAAGAAGAAGCGCACCGGACCTGGAAAGCAGCGCACCAGCGGCAACCCGGCCAAGCGGCCCGTGATCGAGGCAGGGCCGGTGACCGTCGGCGACTGGATCGGCGCCGCACGTCTGCGCACCCTGCCGCTCGCCGTCGCGCCCGTCGTACTGGGCACCGGCGCCGCGCAGGTGACCGACCGGGAACTGCACTGGGTCATCGCGTTGGCCTGCCTGG
Above is a window of Microbacterium suwonense DNA encoding:
- a CDS encoding PfkB family carbohydrate kinase; this translates as MSTPDAASVPAWEEGRTRWELNRHPAEVLLIGSQVAFGSVGMNGVLPMLDEARVVPLPTIVLSNLPHYPSVHAAPMSADWLAGSIRDLESLGLLDEIDSVCTGYFASPDQVEAVADTLERLVARRPDLRVLVDPTLGDADVGLYTDPAVAPALRERMLPLATGFVPNRFELGLLSGHDADAAQTDAEAAARALLGPRAEWAVISGGTVAGSTLVDLVVTREGRADLEHPLIPTTVKGTGDAFAGALLAALRRGSPVTDAVATAASAVRALLS
- a CDS encoding YggS family pyridoxal phosphate-dependent enzyme, translating into MTDQPARALYPQANSVEDFAHNLADVRANIAAAAERAGRDAAGIRLLSVSKTVPEERLLLAIQAGAVDLGENKVQEAKRKSENLADQDVRWSVIGHLQTNKAKDVVAFADEFQALDSIRLADALDRRLQAAGRSLDVFVQVNTSAEESKFGLEPGETLAFLEELQHRDSLRVQGLMTLALFTSDTERVRECFRILRDLRDQARERDLVGPGGLSMGMSGDYQAAIEEGATVVRVGQAIFGARNTSDAEYWPGFAK